aaaattaataataaacacaacacacacaacacacacaccacacacacaaacacacacaaacacacacacacacacacacacacacacacacacaccacacacacacacacacacacacacatatatattgtgtgtgtgtgtgtgtgtgtgtggggtgtgtgtgtgtgtgtgtgtgtgtgtgtgtgtgtgtgtgtgtggtgtctgcgtgcgtgtgcgtgtatatatgatatgcattgcatacacacacaaacacacacacacacatatatatatatatatatatataatatatatatatatatatgtatatatatatatatatatacactaaattttgtttatttcaattatctatatagttttatatttcttatactgatcgagaaatgaaaaaaaaacatgttagtgTAATGTATTTCAGAATTAGAGACAGCAAGAAAAACAATCTTTGGCCACTCCACTTGCCGACCTTCCGCGGCCCGGGAGCATCTCCGGCCCGCCGTTGGGCTTCGACCCAAATGCAAGGCACGGCCGGGTAAGGCAACGTTACATCTCCTCATCATTATCCGTGTTCCTCCTCAGATTGCACTATGCCGTTTGCGGTGATGTTTGACGGCGGGCGACTCGGGAACCAGATGTGTCAGTACTTGTCCCTGCTGCTGCTGAGGAAAGAATATGGGATCAAGGTAAGCATCGCTCCGTGTCAGTCGCAAAGATTTGAggtttcttttgctttgtttaaGGTGACGAAGAGAGACATTTTACTTTTGTCGTTAATCTGGtgactgtcatcatcatcatcattaccaccataaccatcatcatcatcattatagagaCAAGAAGAACAGTGATactgaatatttatattattattattattattttttttttacatagtttactcaatattattatatttataccttGTTACAAATGCAGGTGCGAAGTGTTTGACGGATATTTGAGTAAAAATCTTTACCCTCTCTTCTATCCACAAGATCGCAATTCGAACCAAGATGAAGAAAATCCTGACGTCTTACTTCGAGAACGTGTGGGTGCCGCTGAACGGCAGTAAATGCTTCGCCCAGCACACCCAACCCATATCATTTCATGAAATGTACAAGAAATTATTCACCTTCAGTGAGGGCAATCCGCAGGCGTACCCTCTGTCAGAATCGTACTTTATTAGCAACTACCCCTGCCCTGTAGATCTGCTTCTGCCTTGGAGGGAGAAGTTCAGGGAGGACTTGGTGTTCAAGCCTAAAATCCTGGAGAAAGCCCGTAAGAAGATCCACAGCTCTTTGGAAGCAGCAGGATTCGCCGTGTGGGCAGACCTCACTGTGGTTACCGTGCATGTAAGGAGGACGGATTATATTAACCATATGAAGTCACGCTATGGCTTGGCGCCGTTGACCAAAGTTTATTTCCATCGTGCATTCGATTATTTCAGGGAGAGGTATGTAGCCAGGATTTTCGATAAGTTTGAGATATGGTAGAGATTTAGCCctactgtgttttgttttgtgtacctATGCCCTATTACTCTATACAAAGGAGTATAGAGTAACGTTTTGGGCGTTTAATGTACAGACGTAACACCAGTTTTCCATAATGTTTAATCCAGACAGAATATCCATGGGATTTTAATGCTAATCCAGAAAACAGGCGACATGACGATGTTGTAATCGTTAACTCGTTTCCACCCTTTTCACCACATTACTTTACCATAGTGTTATGTAACCTCTGATGTCTACACATTTATTCCTTCtaaccattaatcattaaccattacGCAAAATTCAAAAAATGGTCCGCTTTTCATTGTGTGTCAATTATGTGCTCACGttttttatataagttatttCATTCATGTATGTTAAATCAAGATGAGTCCTAAATGCTGATACGTTGTGCATTGGAAATAATTGGTGAGAAATTAGTGAATATGATGAAAAGGTGAATCTGGAGATACATTCCTCTTTATCAGATAATTTTACAGATTCGAACATCCTGTGTTTCTGATAACGACTGATGACAGAAAGTGGTGCGAGAAGCACCTATTGGGTCCAGATGTGTTGTACGCAGGTAATGAACAGCTATAGTTGTGGGAATGACTGTCTGTAAACTTATTCCGTATAGTTAGGATAAAATGATTCCATTATCCATGATTATACCTACTATTCTCGCCTTACAGGTTCAAAAGAGCCTTCGGTGGACATTGCTCTGCTCAGCCAAGGGAACCACACGATCGTCAGTTTTGGGACTTTCGGATTCGTTGGCGCACTCCTGGGAGGGGGCATGATCGTGCACCCGGAAAACAACCCAACTTACAACTGTGAAGTCTCTGGAGTCACGCGGTCGGTGCCTATCAGTTAGGTAATCATTATTCACGGTATGGTGCAATCAGGAGTGGTGCCGGATTATGCACGAGGCACAGAAAGTACAGTGCCAGAGGACTACAAGATATTAGGGTCAGGGAAACATGGAACGAAAACTACTATTTGCCTTTGATATTATGGCACTGATACCTAATTACCTAAGTGTTTATGTTTTCAATTGCCggatacacgttttttttttttttaatattccgtCACTTATTCTTTGCCAAAAAATACTGAATCTTATTCTCCCGATACCACAGTGGCTTTCAGCTCGAGTTTTAAGTGAATATATTGTCAAAATGTGCCCCATATCTCGGGAATGCCAGGGTCCTACGGAAGCTTAATCCGGCCTAGATCAGTAGTTATAAGCTGTATTAAAACTAAATGTGATATGAGAGTGAATGAGGAATCTAcgttgtgtgtattttcttttatatttatcaaaCGGGATACGTGTGTGAGAACCTGTCCTTCACTGCATtgtagtaaaatgaaaataagtgatATTTGTAATATCCACGAATTGAGCAAATGTAAAAACCAACTGTATGTGATGCGACGCAGTAAATCTTATGTTACTTCTCACAGGTTCAAAATTTCCTTTGATAATGTTTTAGATGTCAGAATTTCATAAAACCAGCtggtcatatacattatattattttcccagGTTATTCGTTTTAGAGCAAAtgtacctgatacaaaaataaatattgaccCCATTTTGTGTTTGATTTATTCCAAATTACTCCAATCACTTCTTATAATCAAACTTTAAACCGCTATATGATTatgtaattatcatatttatacacattaaaTTATTCTAAATCTTGTGTAACGACTTGGTAAGAaactacacgcacatgcacaaacattcacacacacatacatatatatatatatatatatatatatatatatgtatatatatatatattttatatatatatatatatatatatatatatatatatatatatattacctataaatatgtgtgtatatataaacattatatacacacacacaatcatatatatatatatatatatatatatatatatatatatatatatatatatatatatgtgtctgtaaatgtgtgtgtgtgtggtgtgtgtgtgtgggtgtgtgggtgtggtgtgtgtggggtgtgtgtgtgtgtgtgagtatgagtgtgtgtgtgtgtataaacattatatatatgtatatataaaatatatatattatattttatatatatatatatatatatatatatatatatatatatatatatatatatatatatatatatattacctatatatatgtatatatataaacattatatatatataatatatatatatatatataaaatatatatatatacatatatatatatatatatatatatatatatatgtatatatatatatatatatatatatatatatatatatatatatatatatatatatatatatatatacatgtgtgtgtgtgtgtgcatgtgtgtgtgtgtatgtgtgtgggtgtttatatcacgtgtgtgtgtttgtgtttatatcacgtgtgtgtgtttgtgtgtttgtttgcgcgtgtgtgtgtgtttgtttgtttgtgtgtgtgtgtgtgtgtgtgtgtgtgtttatgtgtgtatacagtaaaACTCCAATTATCCGAACTGACAGGTGGACATTTATTTTGTTCGGATATGCGGGCAGTTCGGTTATTCGGATATCTAGTGAACGACTTTCGAATTACCTATTAAAACGTAAAACGTACACGTAAACATGGACACACTCAGCGAACTTACAAATACCTTGGAAATAAATCGAAACGCAAACATAAGACACTGTTTCagtgaaaatgaaattttaaaactgtACGTGTACTTATTTACAAATCCTGATGCCTGCTTTTGTGAAAGGTGTCATTCTCGCTACCGGCCGTGTCACTCTTTGTTTTAAGTCGTACACTGACCGTCCACATAAAGTTcccattcacatatacataatttaactAAACACACTCCGGGTGTcttaaaataaaaaggacaacAGACAATGAAGTGTAAAAATGGTTACATTAAATAGTTTAACAGGTGTCTAAAGAGAAACCTCAGCAAACAGGCGGCGACAAACGCAACATTACTGAGGTCATAGCGACCGCCATCGTCTGAGTAAATGGAAATCAATCGATTAGAAAAACAATAGAATTTTTAGGGGGTCATGacggtaactatatatatatatatatatatatattatatatatattatatatatatattatatatgtggggtgtgtggggtgtgtgtgtgtgtgtgtgtgtgtgtgtgtgtgtgtgtgtgtgtgtgtgttatgtgtgtgtgtgtgttatgtgtgtgtgtgtgtgttatgtgtgtgtgtgtgtgaatatatatgaccTGGGCCagtctcgcgacaggtctggtcgatcTGTCCAAGCCATCCCTTCTTAggttgtcccacgggcctccttcacccaggattgtctcgtgaggagacaactgatgggcagggtcattcgCATGGTGTTCgtaaagcctgagttggcggtcacaggttatgcaagtaacaggtcctatgctgTTCTCAAGGTGTAGTCGTCGGCTGGACAcacagtcctgccaactgtacactCTGATCTGGTGTAGgaactagttaaaaaaaaaaaaaagttatgaagacATGACTCTAATGcgctagatagcatccaggtgttgtttccataaagcaaaactgtcagtatcaagaccgtgaagacatgtagcttggtccttctgcaaaggTACCAGCGTTTCCAAGTACTCTTGCtgactgagttcatggctcctgctgtcagactaatctgtctactgacttcctgatcTGACAGTCCAGAGACATGGACTGCGCTACCGAGACAtctaaagctctctgtgacttcaatgccCTCTTCACAaacatgtatcgactgaacaggttccctagacaggcccccaaaatcctggatcttagTTTTGTTTCATGAGATATTCCAGCGATCGTCAGCAAGCTCCGtggccttgatactgcccagtgttgctctacaATGGCCTTGGATaatagctctgctcattatccaatCCATGGCCCTCATctaactttacagcactttcagtaccagtatataagcTTGTTTTTAATCCAACAATCCATGTCGGAATTCTCTTAAGTTTCAGGAACTCCCATAGTAATTATCAATACATCGAATCAAACACCTTGAGGCCAATGTAGCCCACAAGCAAACTCATAACGGCATTCCACAATGACTTTAAGTGTTAGCatgcagtctattgtggacttgccagaagtgaatccagactgcttcggtcTCTGTGAATTggtaggtggtcatggatccatTTTAGAATATAGGCAAAAACCTTACCTGGTATACTGAACAATGTGATGCCACTGTACCTGCTACAGTCCCAAAAATCCCTTATCCCCTTCCAAAGAGGATGACTACGCCCCTTAGCAGGTctgggggaatggaaccagactgctagatggcagcCAGAGCAGTATGCATACCCCCTGCCATAGATTCAAGCCCTAGCCTTtatcagttcagcagggatattgtatatgcatacatcgTCCCCATCCTTCAGCTTAAAGATCGAATCCCTAACCTCAGTCAGGGGAGgagttcctcactgatgggggaTCAGGCACAGGGATTGCGACAAAAACCCTTTCATTgagactaactgctggagggtctacctggtacattTGCTTGAAATGCTCAGCCAACGTTTACAAACCCCAACTTGATCTGAGGtattccttgtccttctcaggaGTGTCTGATCCCTGTGCACCATGGAATGGCACAAATCCTGATTGCCATGTGACATGCAcctgtggcctccagtgtctctagCTAGATGAAATTTTGCCTTGACCTCCCATCAGTAAATCCCATTTCCATCCTGTACCCAAGCATTAGCTCTCttaacgggacccacagcctgcctcacttcCTGGGTGAGAGGGGTAGTATCCACCTCCCCAGAATTTCCATCTATATAGTGTATTGCCAGTGTGTTGTATC
This is a stretch of genomic DNA from Penaeus monodon isolate SGIC_2016 unplaced genomic scaffold, NSTDA_Pmon_1 PmonScaffold_10183, whole genome shotgun sequence. It encodes these proteins:
- the LOC119568620 gene encoding galactoside alpha-(1,2)-fucosyltransferase 1-like, giving the protein MPFAVMFDGGRLGNQMCQYLSLLLLRKEYGIKIAIRTKMKKILTSYFENVWVPLNGSKCFAQHTQPISFHEMYKKLFTFSEGNPQAYPLSESYFISNYPCPVDLLLPWREKFREDLVFKPKILEKARKKIHSSLEAAGFAVWADLTVVTVHVRRTDYINHMKSRYGLAPLTKVYFHRAFDYFRERFEHPVFLITTDDRKWCEKHLLGPDVLYAGSKEPSVDIALLSQGNHTIVSFGTFGFVGALLGGGMIVHPENNPTYNCEVSGVTRSVPIS